CTCACGATCGTGGTTATGGATTCCGGGCTCACGCTTCGCGTGCCCCGGAATGACGAGGGTCAGAACCGTCGCGCGCCCATCTTGATCTGCTCCTCGGAGAAGAAGATCTCCTTGGCGTGGGTGGCGATATCTTCGGCCTTCCAGCCGGTAAAGGGCGGCTTCCAGCCCTCCATTTCCATCATCCGCATCTCGCGGACGCCGCGCGGGCCGGAGACGCCGAGCACCTTGCCGGTTTGGTCGCCCGACAGATCGCTGACCATGTAGAGCACGGCCGGCGCGATGCCGTCCGGACCGAGCGCCGCGCCAGGGTTCTCCTTGTAGCGGGGCAGGTCCGCGGTCATGCGGGTCAGCGCGCCCGGCGCCAGCGTCCAGATCCGGATGTTGTACTTGCGGCCCTCGATCGCCAGCACGTTTGAGAGGCCCCAGATGCCGCCCTTGGCCGCGCCGTAATTGGTCTGGCCGAAATTGCCGATCAGGCCCGAGGTCGAGGAGGTGTTGACGATGACGCCGCCGCCATTGTCGCGCATCCATTTGAATACCGGCTGGGTGCAGCAGAAGGTGCCCTTCAGATGCACCTTCATCACCCTGTCCCAGTTGGCTTCCTTGGCCTTGTGGAAGGTCTCGTCGAGCAGGATGCCGGCGTTGTTGACCAGGATGTCTGCGCGGCCGAAATGCTTGATGGCATCGTCGAACACCGACTGGCCGCCGGCCATCGTCGAGATGTCGGCACCGTTGGCGACGGCGCGGCCGCCCTCGGCCTTGATCGCGTCGACCACCTTGTCGGCCATCGACTTGTCGGAGCCCGAGCCGTCACGCGGGCCGCCGAGATCGTTGACCACGACGGCCGCGCCCTCGCGCGCGAACAGTTTTGCGTAGGCCTCACCCAGTCCGCCGCCCGCACCTGTGATCAGCGCCACCTTGCCGTCGAGTAATCCCATGGTTGTTTCTCCGTTGTGTTCTTTCTTCTTCACCTCTCCCCGCGAAGAGCGGGGCGAGGGAGACGCCGGCCGTCGCGGCTACGCCAGCACCGTCTTGCCGCTCTTGATCACGGTGACGCCGCGCGATTTCACCTTGGCCTCGAACGACACCACGTTGCCGTCCTTCCACAGCTCCATGGTCACGGTCTCACCGGGAAACACCGGCGAGGAGAACCGGGCCGCGTGCTGCTTGAAGGCCGACGGATCATAGTCCGCATAGGTCTGCAGCACGCCGCGGCAGGTGATGCCGTAGGTGCACATGCCGTGCAGGATCGGCCGCGGGAAGCCGGCCTTCTTGGCGAATTCCGGATCGGAGTGCAGCGGATTGCGGTCGCCGCAGAGCCGGTAGATCAGCGCCTGGTCGGGCCGCGTGGTGATGTCGACCACCTTGTCCGGCGCACGCTCCGGCACCTTGTGCGGCTCGGGCTGGCCGTCCGATGGTCCGCCGAAGCCGCCATCGCCGCGGGCGAAGCGCGAGGCGACCAGCGTTGCGAGTTTGTCGCCCTTCTCATCCCTAAGCACGGTCTGGTGGCGGATCACCGCGCCCTTGTCCTTGCCCTTGTCGAACACGTCGAGCACGGTCGAGTCGGCCGTGATGTGGGCCGCGGTCGCGAACGGCTTGTGGAAGGTGATGTCGCGCTCACCGTCGACCACCATCACGCGGTTGAGGTTCATCTCACCGGGACCGGCGCCCCATGCTGCGACCGACGCGAATGTCGGCACCACCTTGAGCGGACGCGGCGTCAGCACGCCCTCATTGACGAAGGCGAGCTCCTTCTCGTCCATCGGATCGGCGCCGAGGCCGATGCCATAGGCATAGAGCATCACGTCGCGGTCGCCGTAGCTGTATTTCTGGCCGAGATTCTTCAGGGCCATCAGCTGTTCGTACACGATTGGCATTGTTGTTTTCTCCCCGAATCCATTTTTTCAACTGCGCTGCGGGTTGATGCGCCCTCTCCCCGTGCGGGAGAGGGCTACACCGTTGGCGCAACAAACTCTCTTGGGAGAGGGGTCGCCTCCACAGAGAGATTCGATCCGTGGAGAGACACCCCTCTTCCGGCAGCTGCGCTGCCAGCTTCCCCCGCAAGGGGGGAAGGTACTTTCTAGGCCGGCGTGAAGAACGGCAGCGGAGCGCCGTCGGTCGGCTTCCAGACCACCTTGACCTTCTGGCCGATCTTCACCGTCTCCAGATCGCAATCGACGATGTTGGTCTGCAGCGACGGGCCTTCCTTCAGCGTCACATAGGCGATCGCATAGGGACCGGTCGGCGACTTCCGCATCAGGCTGTAGGTGTAGACCGTGGCCTCGCCGCTCGACTCTTCCCACACCGTCTTGTCGGAGAAGCAGAACGGGCAGATCGCGCGCGGGAAGTAATGCGCTTCGCCGCAGGTGGTGCAGCGCTTGATCATGAACTTGCCCGCCTTCGCCGCTTCCCAGAACGGCGCGGTCTCCGGATTGGTCACCGGGGCATTGTACTTCTTGGCTTCAGACATCACGCACGCTCCAGGATACAGGTTGAGGCGGCGTGGCGAACGCCGAGCAGGCCGCCGGTGCCATGGGCGATCGCGAGGTCGCAGTTCTTCACCTGCACCTTCGGATGCGCCTCGCCGCGCAGCTGGCGGACGGCCTCGAGGATCTTGGTCATGCCGCCGCGGTTGACGGGATGGTTGCTGCACAGCCCGCCGCCGTCGGTGTTGAACGGCAGCTTGCCGACACCCGAGATCAGGTTGCCGTCGGCGACGAACTTGCCGCCCTCGCCCTTCTTGCAGAAGCCGAGGTCTTCGAGCTGCATCAGCACCGTGATGGTGAAGCTGTCGTAGATCGAAGCGTATTTAATGTCCTTCGGCGTCACGCCCGCCTCTTCGAAGGCGCGCGGACCGGACCACACGCCGGCCGAATAGGTCAGGTCGAGATCCTTGCCGCCGCGCGGCCCCTTCGCCGCCTCGCCATGACCGATCAGCCGCACCAGCGGCTTCTTCAGGCTCTTGGCGATCTCCGGTGTGGTGACGATCATCGCGCCGCCACCGTCGGTGACCACGCAGCAATCCATCCGGTGCAGCGGATCCGAGATCATCGGCGAGTTCAACACGTCTTCGACGGTGACGACCTCCTTCAGCATCGCATGCGGATTGTATTGCGCGTGATGCGAGGCCGCGACCTTGATCCAGGCGAGCTGCTCGGAGGTGGTGCCGTAGTCGTGCATATGGCGCATGGCACACATGCCATAGGCATTGTGCGTGGTAGCCCCGTAAGCCAATTCGAAATCGGCCTCGGCGCCGGAGGCGCGCGGCGGCATCGGACCGGTGCGCGGCTTGCCCGCCAGCGTGACCAGCGCGACCGAGCACTTGCCCGCGGCGATCGCCTCGGCGGCGTGGCCGAGATGGATCAGATAGGAACAGCCACCGGTCTCGGTGGAATCGACGTGGCGCAGCTTCCTGGTGTTGAGGCCGAGATAGTCGACCATCGGCCAAAGTCCGCCCGGCGCATCGCCGGCGCAGAAATAGCCGTCGATGTCGTCCTTGGTGAGCCCGGCATCCTCGATCGCGCCCTTGGCGACCTCGGCGTGAAGCTGTGCTGTTGATTTATCGGGTGCATGCCGGGTGGGATGCTCGTAGATCCCGGCAATGTAGGCCTTGCCCTTGATGGTCAAATCGCTCTCCGCTGGCGTTTTTCGCTCCAGCGTTTTTCTGAACCGACGACGCGACCTTGGCAAGCGCGGAAATATTCCGTCAGGCGAGACTGCAATTGACGCGCGATATGCGCGCCCCAAGAACAGTCGTCGTCCCGGCGAAAGCCGGGACCCACAGGGATGTAGTGGTTAGAACGCGCTATGGCCCCAGCAGTAGGCAACAACAAACTTCAGTGTTTATGGGTCCCGGCCTTCGCCGGGACGACATCCGATATGCGGCAACACTACTCCGCCGCCATCTGCCGCGGCGCGGGCGGCGGGTTGGCGAGGTCGGCGGCGAGTTGCGCGTAGCGAACCTTTGCCTCCTTGACCGCCTTGTCCTTCACCGGACCGTAGCCGCGGATGCGCTCCGGCAGCGACAGCAACTCGACCGCGATGTCGTGATTGAGCGGCGACAGCAGGTTCAGCACGGTGGCGACATCCTTCTCGTATCCCCCGATCAGATCACGTTCGAGCTTGCGGTCGGCGCTGTAGCCGAAGATGTCGAGCGGCGTTCCGCGCAAGAAGCGGAAGCGGGCCATCACCTTGAAGGCCGACATCATCCACGACCCGAAGGCGCGCTTCTTCGGTCGGCCCTGGGCGTCGAGCCCGCCGCCGAGGATCGGCGGCGCGAGATTGAAGTTGAACTTGAACTCGCCCTCGAACTGATCGCGCAGCTGCTTCTCGAAGCGGCCATCGGTGAACAGCCGCGCCACCTCGTACTCGTCCTTGTAGGCGAGCAGCTTGGCGTAGTTGATCGCAACCGCGCGCGGCAGCGCCTCGCCGTAGCCGCCCTTGACGGCGGCATCGCGCACCTGGTCGACCAGCTTGCGATAGCGCTTGGCCAACCGTCCGTTCTGATAGTCAGTCAGAAGGCTCATGCGATGGGTGATGATCTCGTCGAGCGACATCGCATCCAGCGACTTGACGGGTGCTGCGTCGTCATCCTGCCCCTTCATCATCGCAGCGAGCCGCGCCGGATCGGCGGCAGCGAGCCGCCCGAGCTGGAACGCCTGCGTGTTCATCTTGATCGAGACGCCGTTGACCTCGATCGCCTGCTGGATCGATTCCGCAGACAGCGGCAGCAAGCCGCGCTGATAGGCAAAGCCCATCATCATGATGTTGGTGGCGATGGAGTCGCCGAGCAGCGCTTCGGCCGGCTTGGTGAAGTCGAAGAACGCGGAGTCCTTGCGCAACTCGGTCTCCAGCACGCCGGTGACCTTGCGGGTCTGGAAGTTGAAGTCACGGTTGAGGATGAAGTCCGCGGTCGGGATGATGTGGCTGTTGATGATGCCGACGGTACGGCTCGCCTCGCACAGCGTGATGGTGTCCTTCGACACCGCGACGACCTCGTCGGCCGCGAGCACCAGATCGGCGGTGCCGGTCACGATGCGCGAGCAGGTCACGTCGGCGGTGTGCTCGGAGAGCCGGACATGGCTCAGCACCGCGCCGCCCTTCTGCGCGAGGCCGGACATGTCGAGGATCATCGAGGCCTTGCCCTCGATATGCGCGGCCATGCCGAGCAGCGCGCCGATCGTCAGCACGCCGGTGCCGCCGACACCGCCGACCGCAATGTTGTAGGGCCGGTCGAGCGCGGGCTTCGAGGCCGGCTCCGGCAAGGCGCCGATATCGCCGAGTTCAGTGGGCGCGCGGCGCTTGAGGGTGCCGCCGTCGACCGTGACGAAGGACGGGCAGAAACCCTTCACACAGGAATAGTCCTTGTTGCAGGTCGACTGGTTGATGGTGCGCTTGCGCCCCAGTTCGGTCTCCAGCGGCTCGACCGAGATGCAGTTCGACTGTACCGAGCAGTCGCCGCAGCCTTCGCAGACGGCAGGATTGATCAGCACGCGGCGCGCCGGGTCCTCCATCAGGCCGCGCTTGCGGCGGCGGCGCTTTTCGGCGGCGCAGGTCTGCACGAACACGATCGCCGAGGTGCCCTTGGTGTCGCGGCACATCTTCTGGACATTCTCGAGCTCGTCGCGATGGAACAGCTTGACGCCGGGCGCGATCGTATCGGCCGGATAGGCGTCGGGATTTTCCGAGACCAGATAGATTTCGCGGATGCCTTCGGCGTGGAGCTGGAAGGTGATCTGCTGCGGCGACAAATCGCCATCGTGGCGCTGCCCGCCGGTCATCGCGACGGCATCGTTGTAGAGGATCTTGTAGGTGATGTTGGCCTTGGAGGCGATCGACTGGCGGATCGCGAGAATGCCGGAATGGAAATAGGTGCCGTCGCCGAGATTGGCGAAGATGTGGTTCTCGTTGGTGAAGGGCGCGATGCCGACCCACGGCACGCCCTCGCCGCCCATATGGGTGAAGGTCTCGGTCGAGCGGTTCATCCACAGCGCCATGAAGTGGCAGCCGATGCCGCCGAGCGCGCGGCTGCCTTCCGGCACCTTGGTCGAGGTGTTGTGCGGGCAGCCCGAGCAGAAATATGGCGTGCGGCTGACCGGTGCCGTCGCCTGCATATGGCTCGACTGGCGGCCGTTGAACCAGTCCGCCTTGGCGCGGAGCATCTCGGCGATTTCAGGATTGAGATTAAGTCGAAGCAGCCGTTCGGTGAGCGAGCTCGCCAGCGAGGCGACGCTGAGCTCGGCGGCGAAGGTCAGGAAGCGTTTGTCGTGATCGTCCATTTTGCCGACGATGCGCGGGCGCACGTCGTCGCGCCAGTTAAACAGCTCCTGCTTGACCTGGTTCTCGACGATCTCGCGGCGCTCCTCGACGATGAAGATCTCCTCGAGGCCGACGGCGAAGTTGCGCACGCCTTCCGGCTCCAGCGGCCAGGGCATGCCGATCTTGTAAAGGCGGAGGCCGATCTTGGCCGCGATCTCGGGCGTGATGCCGAGCTCGCGCAACGCCTGGCGGATGTCCTCATAGCTCTTGCCGGAGGCCATGATGCCGTAGCGCGCGTTCGGCGAATCCATCGTGATGCGGTTGACCTTGTTGGCGCGGGCAAAGGCGATCGCGGCAAAGCCCTTGTAGTCCTGCAACCGGCGGTCCTGCTCGAAACGGTCGTCGGGCCAGCGGATGTTGAGCCCACCCGGCGGCAGCTCGAAATCGGTCGGGATGATGAACGGCGTCATCTCGTCGGTGAGGTCGATCTCGGCCGTGGTCTCGACCGTCTCGGTGATCACCTTCATGCCGACCCAGCAGCCCGAGTAGCGCGACATCGCGATCCCCAGGAGGCCCATCTCGATCATTTCATGGATGCTGGAGGGGTAGAGGTAGGGCATCAGCGCTGAGATGAAGGCGTGGTCGGACTGATGCGGGACGGTGGAGGATTTTGCGCCGTGATCGTCGCCGGCGAGACAGAGCACGCCGCCATGCTTGGCGGAGCCTGCCGCGTTGCCGTGGCGGAATACATCGCCGCAGCGGTCGACGCCGGGGCCCTTGCCGTACCAGATGCCGACCGCGCCATCATATTTGGCACCGGCCGACAGCCCGAGCTGCTGCGAACCCCAGATCGCGGTAGCAGCCAAGTCCTCGTTCACGCCGGGCTGGAATTTGATGTTGTACTGCTCGAGATGCTTGCGGGCGGCGAACAACTGCTGGTCATAGCCGCCGAGGGGGGAACCGCGATAGCCGGAGATGAAGCCCGCCGTGTTGAGGCCTGCGGCGCGGTCGCGCCTGATCTGCGCCATCGGCAGGCGGACCAGCGCCTGAATGCCGGTCATGAAGACGTGGCCGGTGCCTTGGGTGTATTTCTGGTCGAGGCTGATAGGCCCTTGGTTGATTCCCATTTAGCCCTCTTTGCGCTGGTCGCGACGGCTGCTTTTTAGCTAGTCATCCGAGCTTGTTAGAACCAGTCTATGTCGGATTTTCCGGCCCGCGCAGCACAATTCTGGGCGACCAACCCCGTCGCCCGAAAATCGCAATATCGTGCCGGGAATATCGCAGCGCCGTTTCGGTTTCTGTCGCAGGACAGGCCCGCGGCGAAATGGCGTAACGCGTCTTGTGGACCGGAAGATGCGGAAGGTGAATGGATGCGGCGACGACATCGAACGGCCGGTGCGATTCTGGTCACAGCGCTGTTGTGCAGTGCGTTCGCGGCCCGCGAATGCGCCGCTGCGCCAACCGATGACATCATTGCCCGCGGCAAGGCGCTCACGATCGCCAGCGACTGCGCAAGCTGCCACACCGCCGATCCGGCAAAGCCGTTCGCCGGCGGCAAGCGGATCGACACGCCGTTCGGTGCGGTGTTTTCGCCAAACCTCACACCCGACCACGATACCGGGATCGGCGGCTGGAGCGAGGACGATTTCCTCCGCGCGCTGCGGATGGGGATCTCGCCAAGCGGGGCGCACTATTATCCGGCCTTCCCTTACCCCTCTTTCACGAAATTGATCCGCGACGACATCCTGGCGATCCGTGCCTATCTCGCGACGCTTCCGCCGGTCAGCAACAGACCGCCGCCGCCGCAGCTGCGCTGGCCGCTGAACTATCGCGTGCTGATGCGCGCCTGGAACGCGCTGTTCTTCACGCCTGGTATCATCCAGCCGGACCAGAGCAAGGGCGCGGACTGGAATCGCGGCCGCTATCTGGTCGAGGCGCTCGGCCATTGCGGCGCCTGCCACACGCCGAAGAATGCCTTCGGTGCCGACAAGCGCGATCACGCCTACGCGGGCAGCATGGTGCAGGGCATGTTCGCGCCGAGGCTCGACGGCGCCGAACGCAGCGGGCTGAAATCATGGAGCGCCGCTGACATCGTCGAATACCTGCAGAGCGGCCGCAACCGGCACAGCCATGCCGGCCCCCTGATGTCGGAGGTGGTGGTCAATTCGACCTCGAAGATGAGCGACGCCGACGTGCGCGCCATTGCGGTCTATCTGAAGAGCCTGCCCGCCGGCGCGCCGGAGCCGCAGGTTAGCACACCCGCGCCGGCGCAAATGAGCAACGGCGAGCGGATCTATCGCGGCGCCTGCGTCGCCTGCCATGAACTCGACGGCTCCGGTAGCCCACGGATCTATCCGCCGCTGCCCGGCAATGCCAATCTGCAATCGGCCAATCCGGCGAGCACGCTGCGCATCATCCTCGATGGCGCGCAGACCCTGACCACGCCGCGCGCGCCCAACGCCGGTTCGATGCCGGCCTACCCGAAACTGACCGACCAGGAGGTCGCCGATGTCGCGACCTATATCCGCAATTCCTGGGGCAATGCGGCGCCGGCCGTGACGGTCGACGAGGTCGCCAAAGCGCGCGCAGCGAAGTGAAGGCACGGGCGGCAAGGTAGCGCCTCACCGCTCCTCGCCAGAGAACACGAATTTCGGCATCTCCCATTTGTAGCGGATCGCGAGCATCCGGAAGCTCAGGCCGAGCACGAAGGTCAGCAGGGTCCAGACCGGAGGATTGAGGTTCAGCCCGAACGCGGTGGCATAGAACAGCCCCGTCACCACCGAGACGCTGGCGTAGAGCTCGCTGCGGAACAGCAGCGGCACCTCGTTGCAGAGGATGTCGCGCAACACGCCGCCGGCGCAGCCGGTGATCATGCCGGAGACGATCACGATCGGCAGCGAGGCGTCGACCTGCCAGGCTACGTCGCAGCCGGCCATGGTGAACACCACGAGCCCGATCGCATCGAGCACCAGGAAGGCGAGATTTAGCCTGACCACCAGTCGCGCCAGCAGGATGGTGGCGAAGGCGCCGGCCGCCGCGACCGCAAGGTAGATCGGGTTCGCGACCCAGAGCAGCGGATAATGCCCGAGCAGCACGTCGCGGATGGTGCCGCCGCCGAGCGCCGTGATCGCGCCCAGCATGCAGACGCCCGCCCAATCCATGCTGCGTCGGCCGGCCGCCAGCGCCGCCGTCATCGATTGCGCCGCAACCGCGATGAACGAGAGCACGTGCAGCACCGAATCGGTGGGCGGCATGGTCCACATTGAAAAGGCCTCATGGAACAGGTTCGGAACCAGGAATCAGCGGTTCCTGCATGAACAGGTTGCAACATTGGCGCGGAACATCCCGACGCACCAGCCATTGTCCCCTGCGTTTAGCTTTGGGGTGCTAACGGAGGAACTTTGCAATGGCCTACAACCCTGACGATCCGTATCACGCCAACCTGACCGATGACGAAATCCGCCGTCAGGCGCGCTTCAACAGCCTGGACAACGAGTTGCAGCCCGATCCGGAACTGCAGGAGGGACCGGCCAGCGGCACCAAGGTCGCGATGTTCGCAGTTGCGGTGGCCGTAGTGCTCGGCGCGCTGTTCTACGGGTTGAACAATACGTCAGTCCACGAGGCGGGCACGACGCCGTCAACGCAGACCGCGCAGCAACAGCCCGCCAATCCGGCCGGGGCGCCCCCGGGCATGCGCGACGTGACGCCGAAGCCGAACAGCCAGCCGGGCGTGACCACGGGCGCGGCGCCGGCGCAGCCGGCCAGCCCGCCGCCGGACATGAACAAGTCTGACATGAACAAGCCCGCCGCCCCGCCGGCCGGGACTTCGAAGCAATAACCGACGACATTGACCAGGCGCGAGCAGCGGGCCCAAACGGCCCGCTGCTTTTTTGTACGCTAGATCTACTTGAACATCTTGTTGAGCTCGCCGCCGGGATAGCCGTTGGCGAACTCCGTGAAGGTGCCCTTCTCCGCCATTTCCTTCGCCGCCTTCATGACGCCGCTCCAGGCCATCCGCGCCAACGCGCCGCCGACGCTGATCCGCCGCACGCCGAGATCGCCGACCGCTTGCAGCGTCAGCTCGGACGCGCCGCCGATCAGGAGGTTGACCGGCTTCGGCGCCACCGCCTTCACGACCGCGGAAATCTCCTCTCTGGTTGAGATGCCGGGCGCGTACAGGACATCCGCCCCGGCTTCCGAATAGGCCTGCAGCCGCTCGATCACCAGATTGAGGTCCTTCTTGCCCCACAGGAACGCCTCGCAACGGCCGGTCAGCAGCGCGCCGCTGTTGTCGGCGTCGATTGCCTTGCGCGCAGCCCTGATGCGTTCGACCGCGAGCTTGTGCTCGAAGAGCACGTTGGCCGCATCGCCGGTGGAGTCCTCGATCGAGAGCCCGGCGACGCCGGTCTTGACGCCGCGCGCGACATTGATCGCAACCTGCTCCGGCTCGACGGCGAAGCCGCCCTCGAAATCCGCGTTGACGGGAATATCGACCGCCGCACAGATCGCGGTCAGGTGATCGCAGACGTCATCGACGGTGACGCGGTTGTCGGCCTTGGCGATGGTCCAGGCGAAGCCCGCGCTGGTCGAGGCCAACGCCTTGAAGCCGAGATGTTGCAGCGCGCGGGCGCTGCCGGCATCAAACGGGTTCGGGATGATGAAGCATCCGCTCTCGTGCAGCTTCTTGAAGGCTGCGCGTTTGTCAGCAGTTGTCAGTGGCATTGGTCGCTCCCTGAAGTCATTGGCCGCGCACACATAGGCGCGCGCGCTCGGAGGCGCTAGTGCGGCTCATGTACCGCGCGACTATCTTTCGGCGCCTGCTCGCGCTCGTTCAGTCCGTAGTCCCGCGTCACATTCGCAACGCGCAGGCGATAATTGTCGAAAATCCGCGCGCGGCCCTTGGCCTGGGTGCGGCGGTGCTCGACGGTGTTGCGCCAGGCTGCTACCGCGGCCTCGTCGCGGAAGAATGACAGCGACACGAACTTGCCCTTCTCGGTGATGCTCTCGAAGCGCTCGACCGAGATGAAGCCGTCGATCTCCTGCAGGATCGGCTTCAGTTCGGCGGTAAGGTCGAAATAGAGTTGCCGCTGCTCCGGCTTCGGCCAGACTTCGAAGATCACGGCGATCATGGGCGCCTCCGCTCATTGTTGTTGTGCGGCGACTATAGCTCGACCTTGCGCAAAAATGTCCGCTCCTCCGCGAGGATGAAGCGGTTTTGTTCCGCGAAGTTGAAGTTGGCCATGCCCTCGCTGTCCTGCCGCAGCCGCGCGCGATAGGCCTCGTAGGCGGCAAGGCTCTCGAACGAGATCAGCGCCGAGGCGATGTTGTTGGTGCCCTCGTGCGGCATCCAGTAGCCGAGCAGATCGCCGCCGCAGCGCGGGATGATCGAGAGCCAGTTCCGCGCATACTCCTCGAACATCGCGCGCTTGAACGGATCGAGCTGGTAGCGGATGAAGACGGTGATGGTCATTGATGGCCTCCTGAATTTTTCCGTCACCGCGGCCCGCGCAATGACGGCACGGTGAAGACTACCGCCTTGCCCAACCTCGATGCTTCGGCTATCATCGAACTATGAAAGCAGGACCCGACATCTCCCGGATCGCCGCTTTGGTCGGCGATCCCGCACGCTGCAACATGCTGACCGCGCTGATGACCGGCCGCGCGCTGACCGCGAGCGAGCTGGCGCAGGAGGCCGGCATCACGCCGCAAACCGCGAGCTCGCATCTCGCCAAGCTCGAGGCCGGCGGGCTGATCGAACCCGAGAAGCAGGGCCGCCACCGCTATTATCGTCTGAGCGACCCCGACGTCGCCGATGTGCTGGAAGGCCTGCAGGGCATCGCCGCCCGCGCCGGCCATATGCGCGTGCGCACCGGGCCGAAGGATCCGGCGCTGCGCCGCGCCCGCATCTGCTACGACCATCTCGCCGGCGATCTCGGCGTGCAGATGCTCGACAGCATGAAGCGGCAGAAGCTGGTTCGCCAGAGCAAGCAGGCGATCGAGCTGACCGGCGAAGGCAAGCGCTTCATGGCCGAGGAGCTGCAGATCGACGCCGACGCGCTGACCCATCCGCGCCGTCCGGTGTGCAAGGCCTGCCTCGACTGGAGCGAGCGGCGGCACCATCTCGCCGGCACGCTCGGCGCTGCGATGATGGACCGCTTCACCGAACTGAAATGGGCCGCGCGCGACGCGACACCGGGCAGCCGCGTGGTCAATTTCTCGCGCAACGGCGAGAAGCGTTTCGTAGCCCTGTTCGGCGCGGGCGAGTAACATCGCGCTTCCAGATCCGCATCGGCGATTTCATGCGCGCCGGTCGGTCACGCTTGTGTGGCGCTCCGATACATTTGCATCCGCATCGCGACGCGCGCTGCTCTCGCGCTTTTCGAAATGTTTCGAATTGATGCTGAGCTCGCTTGCGGCGCACTGACGCAGCCGTGAGCCACAACATTCATATCGCATTCAGTCCGCAACATTATGGTCGGGGACATCGGGCATGGCTTCTGCAATGATCCGGCCGGGCGAATCGGTAGTCTAAAGTTTGTTGCGGTGCCGCAGTGCGGCCCAGATAAAAGGAGACGACATGAAGTATCTTTTTGCAGCAGCAGTTTTGGTGACGACCGCATTCGCCGGCATCAGCGCCGCTGATGCTGCTGGTGGCTGTGGCCCCGGCTGGCATCGCGGCCCC
The window above is part of the Bradyrhizobium sp. PSBB068 genome. Proteins encoded here:
- a CDS encoding thiolase domain-containing protein, which translates into the protein MTIKGKAYIAGIYEHPTRHAPDKSTAQLHAEVAKGAIEDAGLTKDDIDGYFCAGDAPGGLWPMVDYLGLNTRKLRHVDSTETGGCSYLIHLGHAAEAIAAGKCSVALVTLAGKPRTGPMPPRASGAEADFELAYGATTHNAYGMCAMRHMHDYGTTSEQLAWIKVAASHHAQYNPHAMLKEVVTVEDVLNSPMISDPLHRMDCCVVTDGGGAMIVTTPEIAKSLKKPLVRLIGHGEAAKGPRGGKDLDLTYSAGVWSGPRAFEEAGVTPKDIKYASIYDSFTITVLMQLEDLGFCKKGEGGKFVADGNLISGVGKLPFNTDGGGLCSNHPVNRGGMTKILEAVRQLRGEAHPKVQVKNCDLAIAHGTGGLLGVRHAASTCILERA
- a CDS encoding MaoC family dehydratase N-terminal domain-containing protein → MPIVYEQLMALKNLGQKYSYGDRDVMLYAYGIGLGADPMDEKELAFVNEGVLTPRPLKVVPTFASVAAWGAGPGEMNLNRVMVVDGERDITFHKPFATAAHITADSTVLDVFDKGKDKGAVIRHQTVLRDEKGDKLATLVASRFARGDGGFGGPSDGQPEPHKVPERAPDKVVDITTRPDQALIYRLCGDRNPLHSDPEFAKKAGFPRPILHGMCTYGITCRGVLQTYADYDPSAFKQHAARFSSPVFPGETVTMELWKDGNVVSFEAKVKSRGVTVIKSGKTVLA
- a CDS encoding Zn-ribbon domain-containing OB-fold protein, whose product is MSEAKKYNAPVTNPETAPFWEAAKAGKFMIKRCTTCGEAHYFPRAICPFCFSDKTVWEESSGEATVYTYSLMRKSPTGPYAIAYVTLKEGPSLQTNIVDCDLETVKIGQKVKVVWKPTDGAPLPFFTPA
- a CDS encoding SDR family oxidoreductase, producing the protein MGLLDGKVALITGAGGGLGEAYAKLFAREGAAVVVNDLGGPRDGSGSDKSMADKVVDAIKAEGGRAVANGADISTMAGGQSVFDDAIKHFGRADILVNNAGILLDETFHKAKEANWDRVMKVHLKGTFCCTQPVFKWMRDNGGGVIVNTSSTSGLIGNFGQTNYGAAKGGIWGLSNVLAIEGRKYNIRIWTLAPGALTRMTADLPRYKENPGAALGPDGIAPAVLYMVSDLSGDQTGKVLGVSGPRGVREMRMMEMEGWKPPFTGWKAEDIATHAKEIFFSEEQIKMGARRF
- a CDS encoding indolepyruvate ferredoxin oxidoreductase family protein, with the protein product MGINQGPISLDQKYTQGTGHVFMTGIQALVRLPMAQIRRDRAAGLNTAGFISGYRGSPLGGYDQQLFAARKHLEQYNIKFQPGVNEDLAATAIWGSQQLGLSAGAKYDGAVGIWYGKGPGVDRCGDVFRHGNAAGSAKHGGVLCLAGDDHGAKSSTVPHQSDHAFISALMPYLYPSSIHEMIEMGLLGIAMSRYSGCWVGMKVITETVETTAEIDLTDEMTPFIIPTDFELPPGGLNIRWPDDRFEQDRRLQDYKGFAAIAFARANKVNRITMDSPNARYGIMASGKSYEDIRQALRELGITPEIAAKIGLRLYKIGMPWPLEPEGVRNFAVGLEEIFIVEERREIVENQVKQELFNWRDDVRPRIVGKMDDHDKRFLTFAAELSVASLASSLTERLLRLNLNPEIAEMLRAKADWFNGRQSSHMQATAPVSRTPYFCSGCPHNTSTKVPEGSRALGGIGCHFMALWMNRSTETFTHMGGEGVPWVGIAPFTNENHIFANLGDGTYFHSGILAIRQSIASKANITYKILYNDAVAMTGGQRHDGDLSPQQITFQLHAEGIREIYLVSENPDAYPADTIAPGVKLFHRDELENVQKMCRDTKGTSAIVFVQTCAAEKRRRRKRGLMEDPARRVLINPAVCEGCGDCSVQSNCISVEPLETELGRKRTINQSTCNKDYSCVKGFCPSFVTVDGGTLKRRAPTELGDIGALPEPASKPALDRPYNIAVGGVGGTGVLTIGALLGMAAHIEGKASMILDMSGLAQKGGAVLSHVRLSEHTADVTCSRIVTGTADLVLAADEVVAVSKDTITLCEASRTVGIINSHIIPTADFILNRDFNFQTRKVTGVLETELRKDSAFFDFTKPAEALLGDSIATNIMMMGFAYQRGLLPLSAESIQQAIEVNGVSIKMNTQAFQLGRLAAADPARLAAMMKGQDDDAAPVKSLDAMSLDEIITHRMSLLTDYQNGRLAKRYRKLVDQVRDAAVKGGYGEALPRAVAINYAKLLAYKDEYEVARLFTDGRFEKQLRDQFEGEFKFNFNLAPPILGGGLDAQGRPKKRAFGSWMMSAFKVMARFRFLRGTPLDIFGYSADRKLERDLIGGYEKDVATVLNLLSPLNHDIAVELLSLPERIRGYGPVKDKAVKEAKVRYAQLAADLANPPPAPRQMAAE
- a CDS encoding cytochrome c, yielding MRRRHRTAGAILVTALLCSAFAARECAAAPTDDIIARGKALTIASDCASCHTADPAKPFAGGKRIDTPFGAVFSPNLTPDHDTGIGGWSEDDFLRALRMGISPSGAHYYPAFPYPSFTKLIRDDILAIRAYLATLPPVSNRPPPPQLRWPLNYRVLMRAWNALFFTPGIIQPDQSKGADWNRGRYLVEALGHCGACHTPKNAFGADKRDHAYAGSMVQGMFAPRLDGAERSGLKSWSAADIVEYLQSGRNRHSHAGPLMSEVVVNSTSKMSDADVRAIAVYLKSLPAGAPEPQVSTPAPAQMSNGERIYRGACVACHELDGSGSPRIYPPLPGNANLQSANPASTLRIILDGAQTLTTPRAPNAGSMPAYPKLTDQEVADVATYIRNSWGNAAPAVTVDEVAKARAAK